The Cellulomonas shaoxiangyii sequence CGCGGTCGGCCAGGTCCTCGACGCGCTCCGCGAACTTCACGTTGAAGCCGATGATGATCGCGTTGTCGACCGTGGCGAGGTTGACGTCGTTCTGCGTGATGGCACCCACCCCGCGGTGGATGACGCGCAGCTCGACCTCCTCGCCCACGTCGATCTTGAGCAGGGCGTCCTCGAGCGCCTCGACGGCACCGGACACGTCGCCCTTGAGGACCAGGTTGAGGGTCTCGACCTTGCCCTGCTGCAGCGCCTGCGTGAAGTCCTCGAGGCTGATGCGCTTGCGGCGCTTGGCCAGGAGGGCGGCGCGCTCGGCGGCCTCGCGCTTCTCCGCGATCTGCCGGGCGGTGCGCTCGTCGGGCGCCACGAGGAACGTGTCGCCGGCGCTCGGGACCGACGCCAGGCCGAGGACCTGGACCGGACGTGCCGGGCCCGCCTCGGTGACGTTGTCGCCGTGCTCGTCGAACATCGCACGGACGCGGCCGTGGGCCGTGCCCGCGACGATCGCGTCGCCGACGTGCAGCGTGCCCGACTGGACGAGCACGGTCGCGACCGCACCACGCCCCTTGTCGAGGTTCGCCTCGATGGCCACGCCGCGCGCGTCCTTGTCGGGGTTCGCCCGCAGGTCGAGCGACGCGTCGGCCGTGAGCAGGACGGCCTCGAGGAGGTCCTCGATGCCCATGCGCTGCTTCGCCGACACGTTGACGAACATCGTGTCGCCGCCGTACTCCTCGGCCACGAGGTTGTACTCGGTCAGCTGCTGGCGGATCTTGTCGGGGTTGGCCCCCTCCTTGTCCACCTTGTTGACCGCCACGACGATCGGCACGTTCGCCGCCTGCGCGTGGTTGAGCGCCTCGATCGTCTGCGGCATCACGCCGTCATCGGCCGCGACCACGAGGATCGCGATGTCGGTGACCTGCGCACCACGGGCACGCATGGCGGTGAACGCCTCGTGGCCCGGGGTGTCGATGAACGTGATGGCCCGGTCCCGGCCCTCGTGCTCGGTGCGCACCTGGTAGGCACCGATGTGCTGCGTGATGCCACCGGCCTCGCCCGCGACGACGTCCGTGGAGCGGATGGCGTCGAGGAGCTTGGTCTTGCCGTGGTCGACGTGACCCATGACGGTGACGACCGGCGGACGCGCCGTGAGCTCGTCGTCGCCCTCGGCCTCGAGCTCGGCGTCGAGGTCGATGTCGAAGGACCCGAGCAGCTCGCGGTCCTCCTCCTCGGCCGACACCATCTCGATGACGTACCCGAGCTCGGTCGCGAGCGTGCCGAACGTGTCCTCGTCCAGCGACTGGGTGGCCGTGGCCATCTCGCCGAGGTGGAAGAGCACCGTCACGAGCGCCGCCGGGTTGGCGTCGATCTTGTCGGCGAAGTCGTTCAGCGACGACCCGTGCCGCAGCCGGATGACCGTCGAGCCGTTGCCGCGCGGGACGCTGACGCCACCGAGCGACGGGGCCTGCATGGCCTCGAACTCCTGGCGCTTGGCCCGCTTCGACTTCCGCCCACGGACCGGACGGCCGCCGGCACGCCCGAAGGCGCCCTGCGTGCTGCCGCGACCGGCACCGCCGGGACGACCGCCGCCACCGCCGGGACGACCGGCGAAGCCGCCACCGCCACCGGGTGCGCCGCCGCCGGGACGACCGGCGTAACCGCCGCCACCGCCCCCACGACCGCCACCGGGGCCACCGCGGCCGGGGGCCGCGGGACGCTCGCCGGGACGACCGACGCCGCTGGACGTACGGCCGGGCATCATGCCCGGGTTCGGGCGGGGACCGCCCGGACGCGGGGCCGGACGCGGACCGCCGGGACGGTCGCCCGCCGCGGCGGCGGGAGCGCCCTCGGGCGCCTGCCGGCGCTCGCCGGGACGCGGCATCCCCTGCGAGGGGGCGAACGGGTTGTTGCCCGGACGGGGACCGCCGGGACGCGGGCCGCCCGGACGCTCACCCTGGCGCGGCATGCCCTGCGAGGGCGCGAACGGGTTGTTGCCCGGACGGCCGGCGGGACGCGCACCACCGGGACGACCTGCGCCACCGCCCTGACCGCCACCCTGGCCACCGGGGCGCGGGGCGCCGGGGCGGGCAGCGGGAGCAGGACGGGCCGCGGGGGCCTGCGGCGCGCGGGGGGCGGGCGCCGGTGCTGCGGGAGCCGCCGGAGCGGGAGCCGGCGCGGGTGCCGGTGCGGACGCTGCGGGGCGCGGACCGGGAGCCGGCGCCGACGCGGCAGGAGCTGCCGGAGCCGGCGCGGAGGGTGCAGGCGCGGACGGGGCCGGGGGCGCCACCGGGGCTGCCGGAGCTGCGGGAGCCGGTGCGGACGCGGCAGGCGCCGCGGGGCGCGGTGCCGGCGCGGGGCGCGCGGCAGAGCCGTTGCCACCAGCGGCGGGATAGGTGTCGCGCAGCTTGCGCACGACGGGCGGCTCGATGGTCGAGGACGCCGAACGGACGAACTCTCCGAGCTCGCCGAGCTTGCCCATGAGGGTCTTGCTATCGACTCCGAGCTCCTTGGCGAGCTCGTAGACGCGGACCTTGGCCACATCTCTCCTGTCTCGGTCCGCCCGGACAGGTCGGACCGTCGTTAGTGCTGGGTAGTCATCGTCGGGCACTCATCGCTGCGTGCTCATCGGGTCGCCATCGGCTTCCAACCCGCTTTCCCTGTCGACGGTCGGCGTCGGTGTGGTCCCGGCGCCGTCGTGCTGCGGCTGTGGCTGCTGCTGGTCCGCGTGCCGCGTGACGGCACCGGAGACCGCCTCCGTGTCGAGCGTGCCTGCGTGTCGCAGGGCCCGCCCGAACGCCCGCCGACGGACGGCGAGCTCGAGACAGTGCGGATCGGGGTGCAGCCACGCACCCCGGCCCGGCATCCGGCGACGCTCGTCCACGACGAGCACGGGATCACCCGTGGTCTCGCGTTCCAGCACCACCCTCAGCAGGGCCGATCTCGGACCGGTCGAGCGGCACCCCACGCACGTGCGCACCGGACCCAGATCGGGCACGGGAGGCACGGGATCGGGGGTCCGCCTGCTCGGCGAGGAGAGCCGGCCTTCCGGCCCAGCCTCCGTCAGTCTACCGTGCCGCCTCACCGTGCGTGACCGGAGGTCCCGTCCGTCGCGTCCGCGGGACGGTCGTCGCGCCCGTCGCCGGACTCCTGGGCGTCGGACCGGATGTCGATCCGCCAGCCCGTCAGCTTGGCGGCGAGGCGCGCGTTCTGGCCCTCCTTGCCGATCGCGAGGGACAGCTGGTAGTCCGGCACGACCACCCGGGCGGCGCGCGCCTCGGGGTCGACGACCGTGACGGACAGCACACGGGCCGGTGAGAGCGCGTGGGCCACCATCGCGGCCGGGTCGTCCGCGTGGTCGACGATGTCGATCTTCTCGCCGTGCAGCTCGGTCATGACGGCCCGCACGCGCCCGCCCATCGGGCCGATGCAGGCGCCCTTGGCGTTGACGCCGGGCAGGGTCGCGCGCACGGCCATCTTGCTGCGGTGCCCCGCCTCGCGCGCCAGCGCGGTGATCTCGACCGTGCCGTCGGCGATCTCCGGGACCTCGAGCGCGAACAGCTTGCGGACCAGGTTCGGGTGCGTGCGCGACAGCGTGATCTGCGGGCCGCGCGCGCCCCGCGCGACGTCGAGGACGTACGCGCGCAGCCGCTCGCCGTGCACGTACTTCTCGCCCGGCACCTGCTCGTGCTGCGGCAGCACCCCCTCGACGCCCCCCAGGTCCACCAGCACGGTGCGCGGGTCGCGGCCCTGCTGGATGACGCCGCCGAGCACCTCCCCCGCCTTGCCGCGGAACTGCCCGAGCACCTGGTCGTCCTCGGCGTCGCGCAGGCGCTGCACGATCACCTGGCGCGCGGTCGCGGTCGCGATGCGGCCGAAGCCCGCGGGGGTGTCCTCGTACTCCGGCGTCTCGGCGTCCGGCTGCTCCGGGTCGACCGGGTCCTTCGCCCACACGGTCACGTGCCCCGAGCGGCGGTCCACCTCGACCCGGGCCCGCTGCTGCGCCCCCGGCGTGCGGTGGTACGCCGAGAGCAGCGCCTGCTCGATCGCCTCGACGAGCACGTCGAGGCTGATCTCCCGCTCGCGCTCGATCAGGCGCAGCGCCTGCATGTCGATGTCCACGTCAGTCCTCGGTCTCCACGTCGTCGTCCTGGCCGGCCGCGCCGCTCAGGTCCACCTCCACCCGTCCCGACCGCACGTCGGGCCAGGGCACCGCGACGGGCGCCCCCTCCTTCGGCCGGCGACCCTTCCCGGGGTCGGTCACGGGCACGACCACGACGTCCGGGGCCGCGCCGGCGCCCACCTCGGTGAGGCGCCCGGCCACGACCGTGCCGTCCGCGCGGACGAGCGTGACGGACCGGCCGACCGCGCGCCGCCAGTGCCGCGGCTCCGTCAGGGGCCGGTCGACCCCGGGGCTGCTGACCTCGAGCGTGTAGGCGTCGGGGAGCACGTCGGTCGCGTCGAGCGCGTCGGACACGGCCTGCGTCACCTCGCCGATGCGGTCCAGGTCGAGCTCGCGCTCGTCCTCGGCCGTCTGGTCGACGACCACGCGGACCACGGTCCGGGAACCCGCGCCGGCGACGTGCAGGCCCTCCAGCAGGAGCCCGGCAGCCGTGACGGCGGGCTCCACGACCTCCCGCACCCGGGGTGCGGCTGCTGGCGCGACCATGACACGGCCTCCTGTCGGCTCTCGGCGTGGGCGGCACGAGCGGCGACCCTGGTGACGTTGTGGGCCCCCAGCGTAACGACTCGGGCGGCACCCTCCGTCCCCGGGGCGGTGCCGTGCTGCGCCTCGCGCCCGCACGCGCATGGGAGGATCGCGCCCGATGGACCGTCCCGCTGCCCCCGCCCCGGCCCGCCGCCCGCGCACCCGCGCGCGCCTGCGTGCCGCGGTCGCCCTCGCCGCGGTGCTGCCGCTGGCGGCCTGCGGGCTGCGGCTCGAGACGCCGCCGCCGGTCGAGCCGTCCCCGGACGCGCTCGAGCAGGTGCGCGCGCGCACCGTGGCCGACGCGCTGGACCTCGCCGCCGACGCCGACGCCCTTGCGGCCGTCGTCCCGGAGGGTCCGGAGCGCACGGTCCTGCTGGACGTCGCGGCGTTCTCCGCGCGGCACGCCGAGGCGGCCGGCGGCGTCTACGACTCGGGGCTGCCCGACCCGGCGCCCACGGCCTCGGCCTCGACCTCGACCACCACGACACCCGCCGGTGCCCCCGACGCGGCGACCCTGCTGGCCGAGCTCGTCGACGACGCGGCCGTCGCGGCCGACGACGCCGACACCGTGACCGACGGTCCCCTGGCCCGGCTCGTCGCCTCCGTCGCCACGTCCCGCGACGAGCTCGCCGACCGCCTGTCCGCCGCCACGGCGCTGCCGCGACCCGCGGCCGGCGCCGCGGCGGACGGGGCGCCGGACGGTTCGGCGGACGAGGCGGACCAGGCCACGCCCGGGGTGACGCCCGGGGCGACCGCGAGTGCGTCGTCGTCCCCGGGCGGTGAGGCGCCCGGGACGGGCACCGCCGCCCTGGTGGCCCTCGCCCTCGCGCACGACGAGGCCGCCTACGGGTACGAGGTGGTCGCCGCGCGCGTCTCCGACGACGCGCGCGCGCGGGCCGTCGAGGCCGCGGCGCGCCACCGCGCCGACGCGAACCGGTGGGCTGCGACGGCCGGCGTCGCGGGACGCGCCGGCGACCCGCGGCGCGCGGCGTACGCGCTGCCGGGGGGCCTGGACGACCCGGCCGTCCTCGACGACCTCGTGCGCCGCCTGGAGTCGGGCGTCGCCGACGCGTACGCCGCCGCCGTGGCCGCGGCCGCCCCCGGGTCGCGCGCCGACCTCGTCGCCGGCCTGCGCCAGGCGCACGCCGCGGCGGCCGCGCGCGGTGCGGCGTCCGTGCCGTTCCCCGGCGTCCCGGAGCTGGCAACCGAGACGCTCGGCTGAGCGTCCGCGCGTCGAGCCGCCGCGGAGCCGTCACCCGTCCCCGTAGGGCGGGCGCACGGCAGCCCGGCGCTGACCCCGGCGCCGCGGTGCCCCTCCCGGGATCAGCCGGCGAGGAGCCCGTCCACGAGCTCGGCGACGCGGTCCGCCGCGGCGTGCACCGAGACCTGCTCGGCGGTCCCGCCGGCCCGCGGGCGCACCTCGACGACGCCGTCCGCGAGACCGCGCCCGACCACCACGACGAGCGGGACGCCGAGCAGCTCGGCGTCGGCGAACTTCACGCCAGGCGACACCTTCGGCCGGTCGTCGTAGAGGACCTCGACGCCGCGCGCGGAGAGGGTCGTGGCGAGCGCCTCGGCGGCCGCGAACACCGCCTCGTCCTTGCCGGTCGCGACCACGTGCACGTGGGCCGGTGCGACGTGCGCGGGCCATGCGAGGCCGCGCTCGTCGTGGTGGGCCTCGGCGAGCGCCGCCAGCACGCGCGTGACGCCGATGCCGTAGGACCCCATGGTGACGACGACGGACTTGCCGTTCCGGTCGAGCACCGTCAGCCCCAGCGCCTGCGCGTACTTGCGGCCGAGCTGGAAGATGTGGCCGATCTCGATGCCCCGCGCGAGCTCGAGCGGGCCCGAGCCGTCGGGGGCCGGGTCGCCGGCACGCACCTCGGCGGCCTCCACGGTGCCGTCCGCCGTGAAGTCGCGGCCCGCGACGAGGTCGAAGACGTGCCGCCCCGGCTCGTTCGCGCCCGTGATCCACCGGGTGCCGGGCACGACGCGCGGGTCGAGCATGTAGCGCACCGACGCCCGCTCGCCGTCCGGCCCGGCGGGCGCGTTCGGCCCCACCGCCCCGGGGCCGAGGTACCCGCGCACCAGCTCCGGGTGCGCGGCGAAGTCCGCGTCCCCGGCGGGCTCGACCTCGGCGGGCGCGACGCCCGCCTCGAGGCGCTTGAGGTCGACCTCGCGGTCGCCGGGGAGGCCCACGACGACGAGCTCGCGCTCACCCGTCGGGTGCACGAGCGCGAGGACCACGTTCTTCAGCGTGTCGGCCGCCGTCCACGGGCGGTCCGCACGCGCCTGGTGGGCGTTCGCGTGCGCGACCAGCGAGTCGATCGTGGGCGTGTCCGGCGTGTCCTCGACGTGGGCGGCGGGCGCGTCGGAGAGGTCCACGGGCTCGGGCACCGGCGTGGTGACGGCCTCGACGTTGGCCGCGTACCCGCCCGCCGAGCGGACGAAGGTGTCCTCGCCGATCGCGGTCGGCGTGAGGAACTCCTCGGACCGGGAGCCGCCCATCGCGCCGGACGTGGCGGCGACGATCACGAACTCGAGGCCGAGACGCCGGAAGATGCGCTGGTAGGCGGCCCGCTGGGCCTCGTACGCCCGCGCGAGGCCCTCGTCGTCCACGTCGAACGAGTACGCGTCCTTCATGACGAACTCGCGGCCGCGGATGAGGCCGGCGCGGGGGCGGGCCTCGTCGCGGTACTTGGTCTGGATCTGGTACAGCGCGAGCGGCAGGTCCTTGTACGACGAGTACAGGTCCTTGACCAGGAGGGTGAACAGCTCCTCGTGCGTGGGCGCGAGGAGGTAGTCGGCCCCCTTGCGGTCCTTCAGGCGGAAGATGTTCGGGCCGTACTCGGCCCAGCGGCCCGTGGCCTCGTAGGGCTCCTTGGGCAGCAGCGCCGGGAAGTGCACCTCCTGGGCGCCGATGGCGTCCATCTCCTCGCGGACCACGCGCTCGACCTTCGCCAGCACCCGCAGCCCGAGCGGCAGCCAGGTGTAGATGCCGGGCGCGGCACGGCGGATGTACCCCGCGCGCACGAGGAGCCTGTGGCTCGCCACCTCGGCGTCGGCGGGGTCCTCGCGCAGGGTGCGGACGAAGAGCGTGGACATGCGCAGGAGCATGGGAGCGAGCCTAGTGGGCGCCGTGCCGACCCCCGTCCGCGGGGCCGGAGGGGTGCGGGCGCGCAGGCCCTGGGCCAGGATGGGCCCGTGCCGGAGCTGCCCGAGGTCGAGGCGCTCGCGCAGTACCTGCGCGGGCGGACGGTCGGGCGCACGGTCACCCGGGTCGAGGTCGCCGCGATCAGCGCGCTGAAGACGTTCCGCCCGGCGCCGACCGCGCTGCGCGGGGGCACGGTGCTCGACGTCGGGCGCCACGGGAAGTGGCTGGACACGGTCGTCGAGACGCCCGCCGACGGTGTCCTGCACCTCGTCTGGCACCTGTCCCGCGCCGGCTGGGTGCGCTGGTACGACGCGCTGACCGACCGGCCGGCGCGCCCGGGCAAGTCCCCCATCGCGCTGCGCGTCGGCTTCGACGACGGCTCCGGCTTCGACCTGACCGAGGCGGGCACCCGCAAGCGGCTGGCGGTGCACGTGGTCGCCGACCCCGCCGAGGTGCCGCAGATCGCGACGCTGGGCGTCGAGCCGCTCTCCGACGCGTTCACCCCCGAGCGCCTGGGCGAGCTGCTCGCGGCACGCAACCAGCAGGTCAAGGGCCTGCTGCGCGACCAGGGCACGATCGCCGGCATCGGCAACGCCTACTCCGACGAGATCCTGCTGGTGACGCGCACGAGCCCGTTCGCACCGACGCGCTCCTACGACGACGCGCGCACGCAGCGCCTGCACGAGGCGATCCGGACCGTGCTGACCGAGGCGGTCGAGGCCGCGTCCGGCAAGCCCGCCGCGGACCTCAAGGACGCCAAGCGGCAGGGGATGCGCGTGCACGGGCGCACCGGGCTGCCGTGCCCCGGCTGGGACGGCACGCCGTGCGGCGACACCGTGCACGAGGTGTCGTTCGCCGACTCCTCGCTGCAGTACTGCCCGACGTGCCAGACCGGCGGGAAGCCGCTCGCGGACCGGCGGCTGTCGCGGTTGCTGCGCTGAGCCGTCCCGCCACGTCGGTCAGAACAGGACCGTGGCGTACTCCCCCACCTGGCGGAAGCCGACCGCCTGGTAGGCCCGGACCGCGCGCGTGTTGTACCCGTTGACGTAGAGCGACACCGTCGAGGCGATGTCGGCCCGGGTGGCCTGCACGACCGCCGCCATGCCGGTCTCCGAGAGCCGCTCCCCGCGCCGTTCGGGGTCGACCCACACGCCCTGGACCTGGGCGACGCCGCCGGCGACGGCCGGGACCTCGGCCTTGAACACGACGCGCGGGCGCCGCCACGTGCCGGCGGGCCGCTCGACCCGGACGAACGAACGCCCTTGCTCGATGAGCGCCCGGACCCGCTGCTCGTACGGACCGCCCGGCCCGCTGACCGGCGAGTACCCGACCTCCTCCGTGAACATCCGCACGCAGGCCGGGAGCACGGCGTCGTACTCCTCCGGCACCGAGCGGCGCACCGCGGGGTCGGGGACGACGGCGGGGTCGCCGTCGATGACCATGGAGGGCTGGCTCGCCCGGATCTCCCGCTCGAGCGGCCACGCGCCGCGCAGCCGCGACCAGAGCCCGAGGACCGCGTCCGCGGGACCGACGATCGAGGAGCACCGCCGCCCGCGCGTGCGTCCCAGCGCGGCGAACGCCGCCAGCGCGCGCGACGCCGACGCGTCGTCGTCGGTCGCGAGGACCGGCACGAGGTTCGCCCCGGCCCAGCAGATTGCCCGCAGCTCGTCGTCCTCGGCGTAGCCCCACAGCTCGCCGCCGGCCCGGCGCAGCCCGGTGGCGGCGGCCTGCTCGAGCCGGCTCGCGGCGAGCACGGACCCGACGGGGTCGCTCGCACAGACGGCCAGCGCCGCCGCGACGTCGCCGTCGTCGAGGACCGCGGCCCCCGTGCGTCCCCCGCGCGCCGTCGCGCGCACAGCCGTCATGGCCCGATTGTGCCCCACGTCACACTTCGGTGCCCGGTCGTCGGCGTGCCGGGTACCGGGCGCGTCGGACCCCATCGCGGTCGTGGCGGACGGTCCCGTCAACCGACGGTGAC is a genomic window containing:
- the infB gene encoding translation initiation factor IF-2, with the translated sequence MAKVRVYELAKELGVDSKTLMGKLGELGEFVRSASSTIEPPVVRKLRDTYPAAGGNGSAARPAPAPRPAAPAASAPAPAAPAAPVAPPAPSAPAPSAPAPAAPAASAPAPGPRPAASAPAPAPAPAPAAPAAPAPAPRAPQAPAARPAPAARPGAPRPGGQGGGQGGGAGRPGGARPAGRPGNNPFAPSQGMPRQGERPGGPRPGGPRPGNNPFAPSQGMPRPGERRQAPEGAPAAAAGDRPGGPRPAPRPGGPRPNPGMMPGRTSSGVGRPGERPAAPGRGGPGGGRGGGGGGYAGRPGGGAPGGGGGFAGRPGGGGGRPGGAGRGSTQGAFGRAGGRPVRGRKSKRAKRQEFEAMQAPSLGGVSVPRGNGSTVIRLRHGSSLNDFADKIDANPAALVTVLFHLGEMATATQSLDEDTFGTLATELGYVIEMVSAEEEDRELLGSFDIDLDAELEAEGDDELTARPPVVTVMGHVDHGKTKLLDAIRSTDVVAGEAGGITQHIGAYQVRTEHEGRDRAITFIDTPGHEAFTAMRARGAQVTDIAILVVAADDGVMPQTIEALNHAQAANVPIVVAVNKVDKEGANPDKIRQQLTEYNLVAEEYGGDTMFVNVSAKQRMGIEDLLEAVLLTADASLDLRANPDKDARGVAIEANLDKGRGAVATVLVQSGTLHVGDAIVAGTAHGRVRAMFDEHGDNVTEAGPARPVQVLGLASVPSAGDTFLVAPDERTARQIAEKREAAERAALLAKRRKRISLEDFTQALQQGKVETLNLVLKGDVSGAVEALEDALLKIDVGEEVELRVIHRGVGAITQNDVNLATVDNAIIIGFNVKFAERVEDLADREGVDVRFYSVIYQAIDDVEAALKGMLKPEYEEVQLGSAEVREVFRSSKFGNIAGSIVRSGEIRRNSKARVLRRGKVVGDNLTIESLKRFKDDATEVREGFECGIGLGSFNDLQVEDVIETWEMREKPRK
- a CDS encoding YlxR family protein, encoding MRRHGRLTEAGPEGRLSSPSRRTPDPVPPVPDLGPVRTCVGCRSTGPRSALLRVVLERETTGDPVLVVDERRRMPGRGAWLHPDPHCLELAVRRRAFGRALRHAGTLDTEAVSGAVTRHADQQQPQPQHDGAGTTPTPTVDRESGLEADGDPMSTQR
- the nusA gene encoding transcription termination factor NusA translates to MDIDMQALRLIEREREISLDVLVEAIEQALLSAYHRTPGAQQRARVEVDRRSGHVTVWAKDPVDPEQPDAETPEYEDTPAGFGRIATATARQVIVQRLRDAEDDQVLGQFRGKAGEVLGGVIQQGRDPRTVLVDLGGVEGVLPQHEQVPGEKYVHGERLRAYVLDVARGARGPQITLSRTHPNLVRKLFALEVPEIADGTVEITALAREAGHRSKMAVRATLPGVNAKGACIGPMGGRVRAVMTELHGEKIDIVDHADDPAAMVAHALSPARVLSVTVVDPEARAARVVVPDYQLSLAIGKEGQNARLAAKLTGWRIDIRSDAQESGDGRDDRPADATDGTSGHAR
- the rimP gene encoding ribosome maturation factor RimP, with the translated sequence MVAPAAAPRVREVVEPAVTAAGLLLEGLHVAGAGSRTVVRVVVDQTAEDERELDLDRIGEVTQAVSDALDATDVLPDAYTLEVSSPGVDRPLTEPRHWRRAVGRSVTLVRADGTVVAGRLTEVGAGAAPDVVVVPVTDPGKGRRPKEGAPVAVPWPDVRSGRVEVDLSGAAGQDDDVETED
- a CDS encoding DUF4439 domain-containing protein; the protein is MDRPAAPAPARRPRTRARLRAAVALAAVLPLAACGLRLETPPPVEPSPDALEQVRARTVADALDLAADADALAAVVPEGPERTVLLDVAAFSARHAEAAGGVYDSGLPDPAPTASASTSTTTTPAGAPDAATLLAELVDDAAVAADDADTVTDGPLARLVASVATSRDELADRLSAATALPRPAAGAAADGAPDGSADEADQATPGVTPGATASASSSPGGEAPGTGTAALVALALAHDEAAYGYEVVAARVSDDARARAVEAAARHRADANRWAATAGVAGRAGDPRRAAYALPGGLDDPAVLDDLVRRLESGVADAYAAAVAAAAPGSRADLVAGLRQAHAAAAARGAASVPFPGVPELATETLG
- a CDS encoding proline--tRNA ligase; amino-acid sequence: MLLRMSTLFVRTLREDPADAEVASHRLLVRAGYIRRAAPGIYTWLPLGLRVLAKVERVVREEMDAIGAQEVHFPALLPKEPYEATGRWAEYGPNIFRLKDRKGADYLLAPTHEELFTLLVKDLYSSYKDLPLALYQIQTKYRDEARPRAGLIRGREFVMKDAYSFDVDDEGLARAYEAQRAAYQRIFRRLGLEFVIVAATSGAMGGSRSEEFLTPTAIGEDTFVRSAGGYAANVEAVTTPVPEPVDLSDAPAAHVEDTPDTPTIDSLVAHANAHQARADRPWTAADTLKNVVLALVHPTGERELVVVGLPGDREVDLKRLEAGVAPAEVEPAGDADFAAHPELVRGYLGPGAVGPNAPAGPDGERASVRYMLDPRVVPGTRWITGANEPGRHVFDLVAGRDFTADGTVEAAEVRAGDPAPDGSGPLELARGIEIGHIFQLGRKYAQALGLTVLDRNGKSVVVTMGSYGIGVTRVLAALAEAHHDERGLAWPAHVAPAHVHVVATGKDEAVFAAAEALATTLSARGVEVLYDDRPKVSPGVKFADAELLGVPLVVVVGRGLADGVVEVRPRAGGTAEQVSVHAAADRVAELVDGLLAG
- a CDS encoding Fpg/Nei family DNA glycosylase, with translation MPELPEVEALAQYLRGRTVGRTVTRVEVAAISALKTFRPAPTALRGGTVLDVGRHGKWLDTVVETPADGVLHLVWHLSRAGWVRWYDALTDRPARPGKSPIALRVGFDDGSGFDLTEAGTRKRLAVHVVADPAEVPQIATLGVEPLSDAFTPERLGELLAARNQQVKGLLRDQGTIAGIGNAYSDEILLVTRTSPFAPTRSYDDARTQRLHEAIRTVLTEAVEAASGKPAADLKDAKRQGMRVHGRTGLPCPGWDGTPCGDTVHEVSFADSSLQYCPTCQTGGKPLADRRLSRLLR
- a CDS encoding DUF4081 domain-containing GNAT family N-acetyltransferase, encoding MTAVRATARGGRTGAAVLDDGDVAAALAVCASDPVGSVLAASRLEQAAATGLRRAGGELWGYAEDDELRAICWAGANLVPVLATDDDASASRALAAFAALGRTRGRRCSSIVGPADAVLGLWSRLRGAWPLEREIRASQPSMVIDGDPAVVPDPAVRRSVPEEYDAVLPACVRMFTEEVGYSPVSGPGGPYEQRVRALIEQGRSFVRVERPAGTWRRPRVVFKAEVPAVAGGVAQVQGVWVDPERRGERLSETGMAAVVQATRADIASTVSLYVNGYNTRAVRAYQAVGFRQVGEYATVLF